A single region of the Ctenopharyngodon idella isolate HZGC_01 chromosome 21, HZGC01, whole genome shotgun sequence genome encodes:
- the LOC127503370 gene encoding olfactory receptor 146-like has product MDNLTFRHSILLLEGLKVTPQSSYPVFILLFLAYVFTMVSNFGLIVLISTEKNLHHPMHFLFCNLPLNDMLGTTVILPRLMQDILKESSERYITYMECVTQAYFVHIFIAACHYVLIIMAFDRYVAICNPLRYSAIMTNKMVVKLSAFAWGLAILLVTIMLGLTVRLSHCRSQIENPFCDNASLFKLSCESVVINNIYGIVYTVAVLCFSAVSIFITYVKIAVVCKSSKNKALNSKAIKTCSTHLAVYLVMFFSGAIMTFLHRFPEYSDNRKLASIMFHIIPPGLNPLVYGLQTKEIRQKIAKLWWRKKVISF; this is encoded by the coding sequence ATGGACAACCTGACATTCAGACACAGCATTCTCCTCCTTGAGGGACTGAAAGTTACACCTCAGTCCTCCTATCCAGTTTTCATCCTGCTCTTTTTGGCTTATGTCTTTACTATGGTATCTAACTTTGGACTTATAGTTCTGATCTCAACAGAAAAGAATCTTCATCATCctatgcattttcttttttgtaactTGCCACTGAACGATATGCTAGGGACCACTGTCATTTTGCCACGCTTAATGCAAGACATATTAAAGGAAAGCTCAGAGCGATATATCACATATATGGAGTGTGTTACTCAAGCATATtttgtacatatatttataGCAGCATGCCACTATGTGCTGATAATCATGGCCTTTGACAGATATGTGGCTATATGTAATCCACTTAGATATTCAGCTATAATGACTAATAAGATGGTGGTTAAACTATCAGCATTTGCTTGGGGCCTGGCCATTCTTTTGGTGACAATTATGTTAGGTCTCACTGTACGACTGTCTCATTGCAGATCTCAAATTGAAAACCCTTTCTGTGACAATGCCTCACTGTTTAAATTGTCCTGTGAAAGTGTGgtcataaataatatttatggaATTGTTTATACTGTGGCTGTACTCTGCTTTTCAGCAGTAtctatatttataacatatgtCAAGATTGCTGTTGTTTGCAAAAGTAGCAAAAACAAAGCACTCAACAGCAAAGCCATAAAAACCTGTAGTACTCATTTAGCTGTTTATTtagtcatgtttttttctggagctaTCATGACATTTCTCCACCGTTTTCCTGAATACTCTGACAACAGGAAACTAGCTAGTATAATGTTCCACATTATACCACCAGGATTAAATCCCTTAGTATACGGTTTACAAACCAAAGagataagacaaaaaatagctaaaCTTTGGtggagaaaaaaagttatttctttttaa